The Blastomonas fulva genome contains a region encoding:
- the thrS gene encoding threonine--tRNA ligase, with protein MSELLKISLPDGSVREMPQGSTPADVAAAIGPGLAKAAIAARVDGELRDIMRPFEGDAQLALVTARDEADALELARHDFAHILAEAVQSLFPGTQITFGPSTDDGFYYDFAPKERPFTDEDLPVIEAEMRRIIAANKPLRREVWERDALIARWTEQGETFKAEWAAELPQGDEITVYWSGDEWMDMCRGPHLASTGRLDPAAFKLTRVSGAYWRGDQRNPQLSRIYGTGWLNKKQLDAHLVRLEEAAKRDHRKIGAEMDLFHLQAEAHGSVFWHPRGFVIYRALEAYMRRRLDAAGYLEVKTPQVMDARQWEQSGHWGKYRENMFVIPDEVPNTEDEGPVVSNDAAWMALKPMNCPAHVLIFRQGIKSYRDLPLRLAEMGCCHRNEPHGALHGLMRVRQFTQDDAHIFCREDQLVQEISQFCDLLDVVYKDLGFGDYAIKLALRPEKRFGTDEMWDWSEQSMRDAVAATGRNTEDWGWEELPGEGAFYAPKLEFHLTDAIGRTWQVGTIQTDTVLPERLDASYIAEDGNRHRPIMLHRAILGSYERFIGILIEHYAGKFPLWLAPVQAVVATIVSDADDYAREVVAALQAAGIRVEEDLRNEKINYKVREHSVGRVPNILVVGKQEAEQRTVALRRLGQQQQQFLSLDEVVAMLKDEALPPDLKG; from the coding sequence ATGTCCGAGCTTCTGAAGATCAGCCTGCCCGATGGTTCGGTGCGCGAGATGCCGCAAGGGTCGACTCCGGCGGATGTCGCGGCCGCGATCGGCCCCGGCCTTGCCAAGGCGGCAATCGCCGCGCGGGTCGATGGCGAGCTGCGCGATATCATGCGGCCGTTCGAGGGCGATGCGCAGCTCGCGCTGGTCACCGCGCGCGACGAGGCCGATGCGCTGGAGTTGGCGCGGCACGATTTCGCGCATATCCTGGCCGAAGCGGTGCAGAGCCTGTTCCCGGGAACGCAGATCACTTTCGGCCCTTCGACCGACGATGGCTTCTATTACGACTTTGCGCCAAAGGAACGCCCGTTCACCGACGAGGACCTGCCGGTGATTGAAGCGGAGATGCGCCGCATCATCGCCGCCAACAAGCCGCTGCGCCGCGAAGTATGGGAGCGCGACGCGCTGATCGCGCGCTGGACCGAGCAGGGCGAGACCTTCAAGGCCGAATGGGCCGCCGAATTGCCGCAGGGCGACGAGATCACCGTCTACTGGTCGGGCGACGAGTGGATGGATATGTGCCGCGGGCCGCATCTCGCCTCGACCGGCAGGCTCGATCCTGCTGCGTTCAAGCTGACGCGCGTGTCGGGGGCGTACTGGCGCGGCGACCAGCGCAACCCGCAACTCTCGCGCATCTATGGCACCGGCTGGCTCAACAAGAAGCAGCTCGATGCGCATCTGGTCCGGCTGGAAGAGGCCGCCAAGCGCGACCACCGCAAGATCGGCGCGGAGATGGACCTGTTCCATCTGCAGGCCGAGGCGCACGGCAGCGTGTTCTGGCACCCGCGCGGTTTCGTGATCTACCGGGCGCTCGAAGCGTATATGCGCCGCCGTCTCGATGCCGCGGGTTATCTCGAGGTCAAGACACCGCAGGTGATGGATGCGCGCCAGTGGGAGCAGTCCGGGCACTGGGGCAAATATCGCGAGAACATGTTCGTCATCCCCGACGAGGTGCCCAACACCGAGGACGAAGGCCCGGTGGTGTCGAATGATGCTGCCTGGATGGCGCTGAAGCCGATGAACTGCCCCGCGCACGTGCTGATTTTTCGCCAGGGCATCAAGAGCTATCGCGACCTGCCGCTCAGGCTCGCCGAGATGGGCTGCTGCCACCGCAATGAGCCGCATGGCGCCCTGCACGGGCTGATGCGGGTGCGCCAGTTCACGCAGGACGACGCGCACATCTTCTGCCGTGAGGACCAGCTGGTCCAGGAGATCAGCCAGTTCTGCGACCTGCTCGATGTCGTCTACAAGGACCTGGGCTTTGGCGATTACGCCATCAAGCTCGCGCTGCGCCCCGAAAAGCGCTTCGGCACCGACGAAATGTGGGACTGGTCGGAGCAGTCGATGCGCGATGCGGTCGCCGCGACGGGACGCAACACGGAAGATTGGGGCTGGGAAGAGCTTCCGGGCGAAGGCGCCTTCTACGCGCCCAAGCTGGAGTTTCACCTCACCGATGCGATCGGCCGTACCTGGCAGGTCGGCACGATCCAGACCGATACCGTGCTGCCCGAGCGGCTCGATGCCAGCTACATCGCCGAGGATGGCAACCGCCACCGCCCGATCATGCTGCACCGGGCGATCCTGGGCAGCTACGAGCGTTTCATCGGCATCCTGATCGAGCATTATGCGGGCAAGTTCCCGCTATGGCTCGCGCCGGTGCAGGCGGTGGTCGCGACGATCGTTTCGGACGCCGACGATTACGCGCGCGAGGTGGTCGCAGCGCTGCAGGCGGCGGGAATCCGCGTCGAGGAGGATCTGCGCAACGAGAAGATCAACTACAAGGTGCGCGAGCATTCGGTTGGACGCGTCCCCAACATCCTGGTGGTCGGCAAGCAGGAGGCCGAACAGCGCACCGTGGCATTGCGCCGCCTGGGGCAGCAGCAGCAGCAGTTCCTCAGCCTCGACGAGGTCGTCGCTATGCTCAAGGACGAAGCGCTTCCGCCCGATCTGAAGGGCTGA
- a CDS encoding helix-turn-helix transcriptional regulator, with protein sequence MKNRLKVLRAERDWTQGDLADALAISRQSINAIETGKYDPSLPLAFRIADLFELPIEAIFLRD encoded by the coding sequence ATGAAGAACCGGCTGAAAGTGCTGCGCGCCGAGCGTGACTGGACCCAGGGCGACCTTGCCGACGCACTTGCGATCTCGCGTCAGAGCATCAACGCGATCGAGACCGGCAAATACGACCCCTCGCTGCCGCTGGCCTTCCGCATCGCCGACCTGTTCGAGCTGCCGATCGAGGCGATCTTCCTGCGCGATTGA
- a CDS encoding alpha/beta hydrolase, with product MNHPSTSFLDRGDRPRLVYHHRRAAPDKAALPTLVFLPGYASDMTGTKALALDGWAQAEGLAMLRFDYAGCGSSGGDFESQSLADWRDDVLALIDTVVSGPVVLIGSSMGGWLALLVALARPARVAGIVGIAAAPDFTMWGFSQEEKMTILTEGRLEKPSEYGPEPMVTTRTFWQSGEGNRVLIGEIAIDCPVRLIQGQNDPDVPWQYALETQKQLRSQDVQLLLIKDGDHRLSRDGDIALLIQTVGNLLGSLDG from the coding sequence ATGAACCATCCCAGCACCAGCTTCCTCGACCGCGGCGATCGCCCGCGGCTCGTTTATCACCACCGCCGCGCCGCGCCGGACAAAGCCGCGCTGCCGACTTTGGTGTTCCTGCCCGGCTATGCCAGCGACATGACCGGCACCAAGGCGCTCGCGCTCGATGGCTGGGCGCAGGCCGAGGGGCTGGCGATGCTGCGTTTCGATTATGCCGGATGCGGATCGAGCGGCGGGGACTTCGAGAGCCAGTCGCTGGCCGACTGGCGCGATGATGTGCTGGCGCTGATCGACACCGTGGTCAGCGGCCCGGTGGTGCTGATCGGCTCCTCGATGGGCGGCTGGCTGGCGCTGCTGGTTGCGCTGGCACGGCCGGCGCGGGTGGCAGGGATCGTCGGCATCGCTGCGGCGCCCGATTTCACCATGTGGGGCTTCAGCCAGGAAGAGAAGATGACCATCCTCACCGAGGGACGGCTTGAAAAACCCAGCGAATATGGCCCCGAGCCGATGGTGACCACGCGCACCTTCTGGCAGTCGGGCGAAGGCAACCGGGTGCTGATCGGCGAAATCGCCATCGATTGCCCGGTGCGGCTGATCCAGGGGCAGAACGACCCCGATGTGCCGTGGCAATATGCGCTGGAAACGCAGAAGCAGCTGCGCAGCCAGGACGTGCAGCTGTTGCTGATCAAGGACGGCGACCACCGGCTGTCGCGCGATGGCGATATTGCGCTGCTGATCCAGACCGTGGGCAATCTGCTGGGCAGCCTTGACGGCTGA
- a CDS encoding class I SAM-dependent methyltransferase codes for MDAREDIGPEDTGLEAIFRRLIGATGPISVAHYMAEANAHYYNRADPLGSAGDFITAPEISQMFGEMIGLWLADQWQRAGKPALCHYVEFGPGRGTLASDALRVAERFGFRPAVHLIEGSSRLRHAQQTLIPQATWHDGLDSVPREGPLLIVANEFLDALPVRQIVRAEQGWRERVVLHNGERFLPVAGARPMDTAVPAALADSPLGTILETCPAASGMAYEIAVRLKAQSGTALFIDYGYSAPQTGSTLQAVRAHQKVDPFADPGLADLTALVDFAQLKQIALAGDVDCLGPVGQGDWLMALGIGERAATLARTQPSQAQALMDALDRLVSPDQMGALFKVLAYRGPGWPQGEGFAG; via the coding sequence GTGGACGCGCGAGAGGACATCGGCCCTGAAGACACCGGTCTTGAGGCGATCTTCCGGCGGCTGATCGGCGCGACCGGGCCGATCAGCGTCGCGCACTACATGGCCGAGGCCAACGCGCATTACTACAACCGCGCCGATCCGCTGGGCAGCGCGGGCGATTTCATCACCGCGCCCGAGATCAGCCAGATGTTCGGCGAGATGATCGGGCTGTGGCTCGCCGACCAGTGGCAGCGCGCGGGCAAGCCTGCGCTGTGCCATTATGTCGAATTCGGCCCCGGTCGCGGCACGCTGGCAAGCGATGCGCTGCGCGTGGCCGAACGCTTCGGTTTCCGCCCGGCGGTGCATCTGATCGAGGGCAGCAGCCGGTTGCGCCATGCGCAGCAGACTTTGATCCCGCAGGCGACCTGGCACGACGGGTTGGACAGCGTGCCGCGCGAAGGGCCGCTGCTGATCGTCGCCAACGAATTTCTCGATGCGCTTCCGGTCCGCCAGATCGTCCGCGCCGAGCAGGGCTGGCGCGAGCGTGTGGTGCTGCACAATGGCGAGCGGTTCCTGCCCGTGGCGGGTGCGCGGCCGATGGACACCGCGGTCCCTGCCGCGCTGGCCGACAGCCCGTTGGGGACGATCCTGGAAACCTGCCCGGCGGCCAGCGGCATGGCCTATGAGATCGCGGTGCGGCTGAAGGCGCAGAGCGGCACCGCACTGTTCATCGATTACGGATACAGCGCGCCGCAGACCGGCAGCACGCTGCAGGCGGTGCGCGCGCACCAGAAGGTCGATCCGTTTGCCGATCCGGGCCTCGCCGATCTCACCGCTCTGGTCGATTTCGCGCAACTCAAGCAGATCGCGCTGGCGGGCGATGTCGATTGCCTGGGGCCGGTTGGGCAGGGCGACTGGCTGATGGCGCTGGGCATCGGCGAGCGCGCAGCGACGCTGGCCCGCACCCAGCCATCGCAGGCGCAGGCTTTGATGGATGCGCTCGACCGGCTGGTTTCGCCTGACCAGATGGGCGCGCTGTTCAAGGTGCTGGCCTATCGCGGCCCCGGCTGGCCGCAGGGCGAAGGGTTTGCCGGATAA
- the lgt gene encoding prolipoprotein diacylglyceryl transferase — MILPISALAANIAAAVTSAPIRFEELGLSPVALSIGSFQLKWYSLAYLFGILLGYWYMGRMLRQPGAPMAQRHADDLMLYSTLGIILGGRLGYVLFYRPDLFETPLAVFKVWEGGMSFHGGLIGVLVAIGYLVWRNGLSYLRVGDYVACVVPFGLLFGRLANFVNAELWGRPTDVPWAVIFPTDPSGLPRHPSQLYEAGLEGALLAIILAVLFWKTDVRHRPGFLGGVFLAGYGASRFIVEYFRNPDAHLIEFAERTGMSMGQWLTVPMILIGLYLMISSRNRVAKPLPVTA; from the coding sequence TTGATCCTGCCAATTTCAGCGCTTGCCGCCAACATTGCCGCTGCCGTAACGTCCGCTCCGATCCGCTTCGAGGAGCTGGGTCTCTCGCCGGTCGCGCTGAGCATCGGATCGTTCCAGCTCAAATGGTACAGCCTTGCCTATCTGTTCGGCATCCTGCTGGGCTATTGGTACATGGGCCGCATGCTCCGCCAGCCCGGCGCGCCGATGGCGCAGCGTCATGCCGATGACCTGATGCTCTATTCGACGCTGGGTATCATCCTGGGCGGGCGCCTGGGCTATGTCCTGTTCTACCGGCCCGATCTGTTCGAAACCCCGCTTGCGGTGTTCAAGGTTTGGGAGGGCGGCATGTCGTTCCACGGCGGACTGATCGGGGTTCTGGTCGCGATCGGTTATCTCGTCTGGCGCAACGGCCTGAGCTATCTGCGCGTCGGCGATTATGTCGCTTGCGTGGTGCCGTTCGGGCTGCTGTTCGGCAGGCTCGCCAATTTCGTCAACGCAGAGCTCTGGGGCCGCCCCACCGATGTGCCCTGGGCGGTGATCTTCCCCACCGATCCGTCAGGCCTGCCGCGCCACCCCAGCCAGCTCTACGAGGCCGGGCTCGAAGGCGCGCTGCTGGCGATCATCCTGGCGGTGCTGTTCTGGAAGACCGATGTGCGCCATCGCCCCGGCTTCCTGGGCGGCGTGTTCCTGGCAGGCTATGGCGCCAGCCGCTTCATCGTCGAGTATTTCCGCAATCCCGATGCGCATCTGATTGAATTTGCCGAACGCACCGGCATGAGCATGGGCCAGTGGCTCACCGTGCCGATGATCCTTATCGGCCTGTATCTGATGATCAGCTCGCGCAACCGCGTCGCCAAGCCGCTGCCCGTTACGGCGTGA
- a CDS encoding class I adenylate-forming enzyme family protein, which yields MATELDQMMDEAIQALTGEGGMLPLTHFEKYGQQLPMIASAPPALSHFFAYFCMQHADTEFLVDGDTRLTFGQSYAAARHVAAALIAGHGIAKGDRVGIAARNSANWIIAYMGILMAGGVATLLNGWWQGPELCAGITDVGCKLVLADDRCAKRITECGNIGDARVVVFGHDGPPEAGLASVLAAGGDASTELPELTGDDLATILFTSGSTGQSKGAFSDHRGVVQGTFSYVAQTLMALNIVTRQGKPPEGQPATLLNVPLFHVTAEVPVLLQSFVIGRKLVLMPKWDAEEAMRLIEREKISYFVGVPLMSYEIAQHPNRDKYNLKSCVTFAAGGAPRPVEHVKRIKETMDWAFPILGYGLTETNGIGCGNFNENYMAKPDSTGQASRPLVDLAILDDTGHPLPTGEVGEVSIRSIANFLGYWDNQAATNAAIMPDGYFRTGDLGYLDADGYLFIVDRKKDIIIRGGENISCVEVEAAIYAHPDIAEASVFGIPDERFGEIVGAVYVVRDGASLTDAQLTEFLSSQLAAFKVPAKLWQTADALPRLGTAKIDKVGLRKTYQAMAKAGASS from the coding sequence ATGGCAACCGAGCTGGACCAGATGATGGACGAGGCGATCCAGGCGCTGACCGGCGAAGGCGGCATGCTGCCTTTGACGCATTTCGAGAAATACGGCCAGCAGCTGCCCATGATCGCGTCGGCCCCGCCCGCGCTGTCGCATTTCTTCGCCTATTTCTGCATGCAGCATGCCGACACCGAATTTCTGGTCGACGGCGACACCCGCCTGACCTTCGGCCAGAGCTATGCCGCCGCGCGCCATGTCGCCGCCGCGCTGATCGCGGGCCATGGCATCGCCAAGGGTGACCGCGTCGGCATTGCCGCGCGCAATTCGGCCAACTGGATCATCGCCTATATGGGCATCTTGATGGCCGGCGGCGTCGCGACGCTGCTCAACGGCTGGTGGCAGGGGCCCGAACTGTGTGCCGGGATCACCGATGTCGGCTGCAAGCTCGTGCTCGCCGATGACCGCTGCGCCAAGCGGATCACCGAATGCGGCAATATCGGCGATGCCCGCGTCGTCGTCTTCGGCCATGACGGCCCGCCCGAAGCCGGCCTTGCATCGGTGCTGGCGGCCGGCGGGGATGCATCGACCGAACTGCCCGAACTGACCGGCGATGACCTTGCCACCATCCTGTTCACCTCGGGCTCGACCGGCCAGTCCAAGGGCGCCTTTTCCGACCATCGCGGCGTGGTCCAGGGAACCTTCAGCTATGTCGCGCAGACGCTGATGGCGCTCAACATCGTCACCCGCCAGGGCAAGCCTCCCGAAGGCCAGCCCGCCACGCTGCTCAACGTGCCGCTGTTCCACGTCACTGCCGAGGTGCCCGTGCTGCTGCAGAGCTTCGTCATCGGACGCAAACTGGTCCTGATGCCCAAATGGGATGCCGAAGAAGCGATGCGGCTGATCGAGCGCGAGAAGATCAGCTATTTCGTCGGCGTGCCGCTGATGAGCTATGAGATCGCGCAACACCCCAACCGCGACAAATACAACCTCAAGAGCTGCGTCACCTTTGCCGCAGGCGGCGCGCCGCGTCCGGTCGAGCACGTCAAGCGGATCAAGGAGACGATGGACTGGGCCTTCCCGATCCTGGGCTATGGCCTGACCGAAACCAACGGCATCGGCTGCGGCAACTTCAACGAGAACTACATGGCCAAGCCCGACAGCACCGGCCAGGCCTCGCGCCCGCTGGTCGATCTTGCGATCCTCGACGATACCGGCCATCCGCTGCCCACCGGCGAAGTCGGTGAGGTCTCGATCCGCTCGATCGCCAATTTCCTGGGCTATTGGGACAACCAGGCCGCGACCAATGCCGCGATCATGCCCGACGGCTATTTCCGCACCGGGGACCTGGGCTATCTGGATGCCGATGGCTATCTGTTCATCGTCGACCGCAAGAAGGACATCATCATCCGCGGCGGCGAGAACATCAGCTGTGTCGAGGTCGAGGCGGCAATCTATGCCCATCCCGATATCGCCGAAGCCAGCGTCTTCGGCATCCCCGACGAGCGGTTCGGCGAGATCGTCGGCGCGGTCTATGTCGTGCGCGATGGAGCGAGCCTGACCGATGCGCAGCTGACCGAGTTCCTCTCGAGCCAGCTGGCCGCGTTCAAGGTTCCCGCCAAGCTCTGGCAAACCGCCGATGCACTCCCCAGATTGGGAACGGCGAAGATCGACAAGGTCGGCCTGCGCAAGACGTACCAGGCCATGGCCAAGGCAGGAGCCAGCAGCTGA
- a CDS encoding [protein-PII] uridylyltransferase, with the protein MPVTTVANQRAIIDRRALDARICALAEERGDKARMDVVGLLRDALADGRAEIASRLVANPAGGHECAAAQSFLIDQIVRLIHDYVVRYQYPVANQSMGEHFCIAAVGGYGRGEMAPHSDVDIAFLTPMKKNSWTEQAIEAVLYILWDLGLKVGHSSRSIDEMVRQAKGDLTIRTALLEGRYVWGDQDIYREASVRFWKEVVTGTARDFVSQKLEERDARHKKMGDSRYVVEPNVKDGKGGLRDLHTLYWIGKYIHQVRSAAELVDAGLLTMTEFRGFRRSANFLWAVRCHLHDITGRAEDRLTFDLQREVAARMRFADRPGKSAVERFMQYFFLNAKRVGDLTGVFLAQLDDQFAARDRRFIPAILRRRPRKLSGFILDRGRLALPRPDFYREDPVRLIEIFQLADKHKVEIHPSAMRQASMDAGLIDKHVRADPRANALFMDVLCSPRDPELVLRWMNEAMVFGRFVPDFGRVVAQMQFDMYHHYTVDEHSIRAIGLLARIESGELKDDHPLAYDVMQKLISRRVLFVATLLHDIAKGRRGDHSVLGADVAMKLCPRLGLTEAETEQVAWLVRYHLLMSATAFKRDLTDYKTIADFAAMVQSPERLKLLLVLTVVDIRAVGPGIWNSWKRQLLGNLFESTEELLRLGHKQHGRRERVLAKQEAVRSMAGIDEGRFTQIARKLDDAYWIAEPEDIIVQNMRLIDEHDTEPLTVTAEFYPARGATLVTVSAADHPGLFYRIAGGIHLAGGNIIDARIHTRRDGMALDNFLVQDPLGRPFMEESQITRLKNAIADALANRVALTPRLIARPTARPRTEAFNIAPVVLVDNKASNRFTVIEVNALDRPALLNRLAFALFDLKCIVHSAHVATYGERAVDTFYVTDLLGDKIDSKSRLKTLEKRLLAAASEQVPQAVAA; encoded by the coding sequence ATGCCTGTGACCACCGTCGCCAACCAGCGCGCGATCATCGATCGGCGCGCGCTCGATGCGCGCATCTGCGCGCTTGCCGAAGAGCGTGGCGACAAGGCGCGGATGGATGTGGTGGGGCTGCTGCGCGATGCGCTGGCGGACGGGCGGGCGGAGATCGCCAGCCGGCTGGTGGCCAACCCCGCAGGCGGGCACGAATGCGCGGCGGCGCAGTCCTTCCTGATCGACCAGATCGTCCGGCTGATCCACGATTATGTCGTGCGCTATCAATATCCGGTCGCCAACCAGAGCATGGGTGAGCATTTCTGCATCGCGGCGGTGGGCGGCTATGGCCGCGGCGAGATGGCGCCGCACAGCGATGTCGACATCGCCTTCCTCACCCCGATGAAGAAGAACAGCTGGACCGAGCAGGCGATCGAGGCGGTGCTCTACATCCTGTGGGACCTGGGGCTCAAGGTCGGCCATTCGAGCCGCTCGATCGACGAGATGGTCCGCCAGGCCAAGGGCGACCTCACCATCCGCACCGCCTTGCTCGAAGGCCGCTATGTCTGGGGCGACCAGGATATCTATCGCGAGGCATCGGTGCGCTTCTGGAAGGAAGTCGTCACCGGCACCGCGCGCGATTTCGTCTCGCAGAAGCTGGAAGAGCGCGACGCCCGGCACAAGAAGATGGGCGACAGCCGCTATGTCGTCGAGCCCAATGTCAAGGACGGCAAGGGCGGTCTGCGCGATCTGCACACGCTCTACTGGATCGGCAAGTACATCCACCAGGTTCGCTCTGCTGCCGAGCTGGTCGATGCAGGGTTGCTCACCATGACCGAGTTCCGCGGCTTCCGCCGCTCGGCCAACTTCCTCTGGGCGGTGCGCTGCCATCTGCACGACATCACCGGGCGCGCCGAGGACCGGCTGACCTTCGATCTGCAGCGCGAGGTGGCCGCCCGCATGCGCTTTGCCGACCGGCCGGGCAAGTCGGCGGTCGAGCGGTTCATGCAGTATTTCTTCCTCAACGCCAAACGCGTCGGCGACCTCACCGGCGTGTTCCTTGCGCAGCTCGACGACCAGTTCGCCGCGCGTGACCGGCGCTTCATTCCTGCGATCCTGCGCCGCCGACCCCGCAAGCTTTCCGGCTTCATCCTCGATCGCGGGCGGCTGGCGCTGCCCCGGCCCGATTTCTACCGCGAGGACCCGGTGCGGCTGATCGAGATCTTCCAGCTGGCCGACAAGCACAAGGTCGAGATCCACCCCAGCGCGATGCGCCAGGCGAGCATGGACGCAGGCCTGATCGACAAGCACGTGCGTGCAGACCCCCGCGCCAACGCGCTGTTCATGGATGTGCTGTGCAGCCCGCGCGATCCCGAACTGGTGCTGCGCTGGATGAACGAGGCGATGGTGTTCGGTCGTTTCGTTCCCGATTTCGGCCGCGTCGTCGCGCAGATGCAGTTCGACATGTACCACCATTATACGGTGGACGAGCATTCGATCCGTGCGATCGGCCTGCTCGCGCGGATCGAATCGGGCGAGCTCAAGGACGATCATCCGCTCGCCTATGACGTGATGCAGAAGCTGATCAGTCGGCGGGTGCTGTTCGTCGCCACGCTGCTGCACGATATCGCCAAGGGCCGACGCGGCGACCACAGCGTGCTGGGTGCGGACGTGGCGATGAAGCTGTGCCCGCGGCTTGGCCTTACCGAGGCGGAGACCGAGCAGGTCGCCTGGCTGGTGCGCTATCACCTCTTGATGTCGGCCACCGCCTTCAAGCGCGACCTCACCGATTACAAGACCATCGCCGATTTCGCCGCGATGGTGCAGAGCCCCGAACGGTTGAAGCTGCTGCTGGTGCTGACCGTGGTCGATATCCGCGCGGTGGGCCCGGGCATCTGGAACAGCTGGAAGCGCCAGCTGCTGGGCAATCTGTTCGAATCGACCGAAGAGCTGCTGCGGCTGGGCCACAAGCAGCATGGACGGCGCGAGCGGGTGCTGGCCAAGCAGGAGGCGGTGCGCAGCATGGCGGGCATCGACGAGGGCCGATTCACCCAGATCGCGCGCAAGCTGGACGACGCCTATTGGATCGCCGAGCCCGAGGACATCATCGTCCAGAACATGCGGCTGATCGATGAGCACGACACCGAGCCGCTGACGGTCACGGCCGAATTCTACCCCGCGCGTGGCGCGACCTTGGTGACGGTGAGCGCCGCCGACCATCCCGGATTGTTCTATCGCATCGCCGGCGGAATCCATCTGGCGGGCGGCAACATCATCGACGCGCGCATCCACACCCGGCGCGACGGCATGGCGCTGGACAATTTCCTGGTGCAGGACCCGCTGGGTCGGCCTTTCATGGAAGAAAGCCAGATCACCCGGCTGAAGAACGCTATCGCCGATGCGCTGGCGAACCGGGTCGCGCTGACCCCACGGCTGATCGCCCGGCCCACCGCGCGCCCACGCACCGAGGCGTTCAACATCGCACCCGTGGTGCTGGTCGACAACAAGGCCTCCAACCGGTTCACAGTGATCGAGGTCAACGCGCTCGATCGGCCCGCTCTGCTCAACCGGCTGGCGTTCGCGCTGTTCGACCTCAAGTGCATCGTCCACTCGGCGCATGTCGCGACCTATGGCGAGCGCGCAGTCGATACCTTCTACGTCACCGATCTGCTGGGCGACAAGATCGACAGCAAGTCACGGCTGAAGACGCTGGAAAAGCGGCTGCTGGCCGCGGCATCCGAACAGGTGCCGCAGGCGGTCGCCGCATGA
- a CDS encoding adenylate/guanylate cyclase domain-containing protein, whose product MMQQDQTAPDTAHTLSGRFLDAALEHRFVTGERTARVVHMRLFAGFLAAMLVGYALVNPLYFSRQDELRFTLMLVPALVILAGYAAATAWRGYASRPMIDFASLLGVAFLIMAENALLFEEMQRAQVQLHASIAINGLIVMAFAAIAFAGQMRWFAAWLGCHAVVYFGIMLVTEADMIPFIYATLAYGTSAAVMVLLNWSVGQAHRQTFLLSDALEAERAKTEELLFNVLPPAVAARLKAGQVVADSYPDVSVVFIDICGFSDLSRRISPGHLVDLLNGFFLLADKCAADTGVEKVKTIGDAYLAISGGNNPSHNSADAAIRFGEAVIAGLPDLRAATGIDLHIRVGIHTGPVVGGVIGETRMAYDYWGETMNIASRIEGAANPDGIAVSETTWMRGRGDRHFELPQMLTLKGVGEMPVYRLAEKPSAEIIRLVG is encoded by the coding sequence ATGATGCAGCAGGACCAGACCGCGCCCGATACGGCACACACGTTGAGCGGACGTTTCCTCGATGCGGCGCTCGAACACCGCTTCGTCACCGGCGAGCGTACTGCGCGCGTGGTGCACATGCGGCTGTTTGCGGGCTTTCTTGCTGCGATGCTGGTCGGCTATGCGCTGGTCAATCCGCTATATTTCAGCCGCCAGGACGAGCTGCGCTTCACATTGATGCTGGTGCCCGCGCTGGTGATCCTGGCAGGCTATGCCGCCGCGACCGCATGGCGCGGCTATGCCAGCCGCCCGATGATCGATTTTGCCAGCCTGCTCGGCGTTGCCTTCCTGATCATGGCGGAAAACGCGCTGCTGTTCGAAGAAATGCAGCGCGCGCAGGTGCAGTTGCACGCGTCGATCGCGATCAACGGGCTGATCGTGATGGCCTTTGCCGCCATTGCCTTTGCCGGGCAGATGCGCTGGTTCGCCGCCTGGCTCGGTTGCCATGCCGTGGTCTATTTCGGCATCATGCTGGTGACCGAGGCAGACATGATCCCGTTCATCTATGCAACGCTCGCGTATGGCACCAGCGCGGCGGTGATGGTGCTGCTCAACTGGTCGGTGGGGCAGGCGCACCGGCAGACCTTCCTGCTCTCCGACGCATTGGAGGCCGAGCGCGCCAAGACCGAGGAACTGCTGTTCAACGTGCTGCCGCCTGCGGTCGCGGCGCGGCTGAAGGCGGGGCAGGTGGTCGCCGACAGCTATCCCGATGTCTCGGTGGTGTTCATCGACATCTGCGGCTTTTCCGATCTGTCGCGGCGCATCTCGCCGGGGCATCTGGTCGATCTGCTCAATGGCTTCTTCCTGCTCGCGGACAAATGCGCCGCCGATACCGGGGTGGAGAAGGTCAAGACCATCGGGGATGCGTATCTCGCGATCAGCGGCGGCAACAACCCGTCGCACAACAGCGCCGATGCCGCGATCCGCTTCGGCGAGGCGGTGATCGCGGGGCTGCCCGATTTGCGCGCGGCCACCGGCATCGATCTGCATATCCGGGTCGGCATCCACACAGGTCCCGTGGTGGGCGGCGTGATCGGCGAAACGCGCATGGCCTATGATTACTGGGGCGAGACGATGAACATCGCCAGCCGGATCGAGGGCGCCGCCAACCCGGACGGCATCGCGGTTTCCGAAACCACCTGGATGCGCGGCCGCGGCGACCGGCATTTCGAGCTGCCGCAGATGCTGACCCTCAAGGGCGTCGGCGAGATGCCGGTCTATCGGCTGGCGGAAAAGCCCAGCGCGGAGATCATCCGGCTGGTGGGATGA